The proteins below come from a single Borreliella afzelii genomic window:
- a CDS encoding adenylate kinase: protein MELVFLGPPGSGKGTISKIISNEFQYYHISTGDLFRENILNSTTLGKEIKKIVEKGELVPDLITIKIVEDKIKSIKKNKNFILDGFPRNICQAKALDKFLPNVKIINFLIDEESVIKRLSGRRICKSCNNIFNIHTLATKNIGICDVCGGDLYQREDDKEECLKTRLKEYKLQTKPLIEFYSKCSRINNIDASVTIDEVRKKIIKIMLKKN from the coding sequence ATGGAACTTGTATTTTTAGGTCCTCCAGGTTCTGGAAAGGGAACTATTTCAAAAATTATTTCTAACGAATTTCAATACTATCACATTTCAACAGGAGATTTATTTAGAGAAAATATTTTAAATTCTACAACTCTTGGAAAAGAAATAAAAAAAATTGTTGAGAAGGGAGAACTAGTCCCTGACCTAATTACAATAAAAATAGTAGAAGATAAAATTAAATCTATTAAAAAGAATAAAAATTTCATTTTAGATGGATTTCCACGCAATATTTGTCAAGCTAAAGCTCTTGACAAATTTTTGCCAAATGTAAAAATAATAAACTTTTTAATTGATGAAGAATCAGTAATAAAAAGACTCTCAGGAAGAAGAATTTGCAAATCTTGCAATAATATTTTCAATATACATACCCTAGCCACAAAAAACATTGGCATTTGCGACGTTTGTGGAGGAGATCTTTATCAACGAGAAGATGATAAAGAAGAATGCTTAAAAACAAGGCTTAAAGAATATAAATTACAAACAAAACCACTAATAGAATTTTATTCAAAATGCTCTAGAATTAATAATATTGATGCGTCTGTTACAATTGATGAAGTGAGGAAAAAAATAATTAAAATAATGTTAAAAAAAAATTAA
- a CDS encoding protein-glutamate O-methyltransferase: MLEIEGQLFLKFCDFIYNNSGIRFDEKNKFVLQSRINDAVRELDLENPSQLYNLIISEKLKKEYFLDLVTTNLTRFFRNSLHFQTFEKFVIPNLIKIKNIEEKNRIIIWSAGCSTGEEPYSLAFVLKSKLPKEIDFIIIASDLSLKSLMIAKEGYYSSNKCENIPKEYRHYIYSHSNGYKIKNEIKNHIRFDYHNLNFESNFSQIDVIFCRNVLIYFDEKSKIKVLKKFYNNMSKNSYLFIGHSESLFGLNLPFKFLKTPWAIIYEKKDTGCKKEKFKLKNKYKL, from the coding sequence ATGTTAGAAATTGAAGGTCAACTATTTTTAAAATTTTGCGACTTTATATATAACAACAGTGGAATTCGTTTTGACGAAAAAAATAAATTTGTTCTTCAAAGCAGAATTAATGACGCAGTACGAGAACTTGATCTTGAAAACCCATCACAACTTTATAATTTAATAATTAGCGAAAAATTAAAAAAAGAATATTTCTTGGATTTAGTCACAACTAATTTAACAAGATTTTTTAGAAATTCACTACATTTTCAAACTTTTGAAAAATTTGTAATTCCTAATTTAATTAAAATTAAAAATATAGAAGAAAAAAATAGGATTATCATCTGGTCTGCAGGATGCTCAACAGGAGAAGAACCTTATTCATTAGCATTTGTGCTCAAATCAAAACTTCCAAAAGAAATAGATTTTATTATTATTGCCTCTGATTTAAGTTTAAAATCTTTGATGATAGCAAAAGAAGGATATTATTCATCAAATAAATGTGAAAATATTCCTAAAGAATATAGACACTATATATATTCTCATTCAAACGGATATAAAATTAAAAATGAAATTAAAAATCACATAAGATTTGATTATCATAACCTAAACTTTGAAAGTAATTTTTCACAAATTGATGTTATTTTTTGTAGAAATGTATTAATATACTTTGATGAAAAATCTAAAATTAAAGTACTTAAAAAATTTTACAATAACATGTCTAAAAACAGCTATTTATTTATAGGTCACTCAGAATCACTTTTTGGACTCAACCTTCCTTTTAAATTTTTAAAAACACCCTGGGCAATAATATATGAAAAAAAAGATACTGGCTGTAAAAAAGAAAAATTTAAATTAAAAAATAAATATAAGTTATAA
- a CDS encoding TraB family protein, producing MDNKIENTKTEDCFSHVSKFNIHNKTIYILGTAHVSKKSSEDTANLIEILKPDYIAVELDEARYHSILNTDENEKWRNLDIDKALRQGKAFFLIINIILSNFQKKLAKEQGIKPGEEMKTAILKAKKHNIPLILADRKIETTLKRAWISIPIFEKIKIISSLFSLTDTKITKDEIEKLKEQDALSKVMEELSKEIPKVKKALIDERDEFITNKILEGKGIILAIVGAGHVNGIMRTLKEVSQNKKIINAKELDKIPKKPFSFSKALSYLITISIILLIVSSFYFKGFDFAYKNLKLWIISNSLFSGVASILLKSHPLTILTAITGSPIFSLIPFIGTGMVAGLVEAYINKPKVKDFENLQEELSTTKGYFTNKVTRILLIVLFVNLGSTIGTIVGLKFLLNVFK from the coding sequence TTGGACAACAAAATAGAAAACACTAAAACAGAAGACTGTTTTTCTCATGTAAGTAAATTTAATATACATAATAAAACAATATATATACTTGGAACTGCTCACGTGTCAAAAAAAAGCTCAGAAGACACTGCAAATTTAATAGAAATCTTAAAACCAGACTATATTGCCGTTGAACTTGATGAAGCTCGCTATCATTCAATCTTAAACACCGATGAAAATGAAAAATGGAGAAACTTAGATATAGATAAAGCATTAAGACAAGGAAAAGCCTTCTTTCTTATAATAAATATAATTCTTAGTAATTTTCAAAAAAAATTAGCAAAAGAACAGGGAATAAAACCTGGTGAAGAAATGAAAACAGCTATTTTAAAAGCTAAAAAGCACAATATTCCATTAATTCTTGCTGACAGAAAAATTGAAACAACTCTAAAAAGAGCTTGGATATCTATTCCAATATTTGAAAAAATAAAAATAATCTCAAGCCTTTTTTCCCTAACAGATACAAAAATTACAAAAGATGAAATTGAAAAACTCAAAGAACAAGACGCCCTTTCAAAAGTAATGGAAGAACTTTCAAAAGAAATACCCAAAGTAAAAAAAGCTTTAATTGATGAAAGAGATGAATTTATTACAAATAAAATACTTGAAGGAAAAGGCATTATTCTTGCTATTGTAGGCGCAGGTCATGTAAACGGAATAATGAGAACTTTAAAAGAAGTAAGCCAAAATAAAAAAATAATAAACGCTAAAGAACTCGACAAAATACCTAAAAAACCTTTTTCATTTAGCAAAGCGCTATCTTACTTGATTACAATTTCAATCATTTTACTAATAGTAAGCTCTTTTTACTTTAAAGGATTTGATTTTGCTTACAAAAATTTAAAACTTTGGATAATATCTAACTCTCTTTTTTCAGGCGTTGCATCCATCTTATTAAAATCTCACCCTTTAACAATTTTAACAGCCATTACAGGTTCTCCAATATTCTCTTTAATACCATTCATAGGAACTGGTATGGTAGCAGGACTTGTTGAGGCTTACATAAACAAACCAAAGGTCAAAGATTTTGAAAATTTACAAGAAGAATTATCAACAACAAAAGGATATTTCACAAACAAGGTTACAAGAATTCTATTAATAGTACTTTTTGTAAACCTTGGATCTACAATTGGAACAATTGTGGGACTTAAATTTTTATTAAATGTTTTCAAATAA
- the cheB gene encoding chemotaxis-specific protein-glutamate methyltransferase CheB, translated as METKISVLIIEYFAVKRKLISDLINSSPKLQVIATASNGKFATNKLKKHNPEVILMNLEENNIKDILFLEKKNNINKTIPIVVTSSNQNLINIAALKGADDFILVSKNKKSHENQKEQIINSLLAYGSISIKNKIVRNKDIKIKNNERADFFLNHKNDTFSLPQLEEHAKEKILNEKEIKKLRLRKFDIIAIGVSAGGPVALKSILPEIPESFPPIIIVQHMPKGFTEEFAKNLNSLCKIRVKETTNKETLKQGHAYISSGGYHTKIKKIDGNYQVQTFDGKHINGHKPSIGVLFQSIADIAKDKAIALIMTGMGNDGSKEIGDIKKAGGLTIAQDKESSMVFGMPKIAIKENNIDYIVPLNHMVKLLKAILINS; from the coding sequence ATGGAAACAAAAATTTCTGTACTTATCATAGAATACTTTGCTGTAAAGAGAAAGCTTATATCAGACCTTATTAATTCATCTCCCAAGCTCCAAGTCATTGCAACCGCTTCTAATGGTAAATTCGCAACAAATAAACTCAAAAAACATAACCCTGAAGTAATATTAATGAATTTAGAAGAAAACAACATTAAAGATATTCTCTTTTTGGAGAAAAAAAACAATATAAACAAAACAATACCAATTGTCGTCACATCTTCAAATCAAAACCTAATAAATATTGCTGCTTTAAAGGGCGCTGATGATTTTATATTAGTATCTAAAAATAAAAAATCACATGAAAACCAAAAAGAACAAATTATCAATTCTCTTTTAGCCTATGGATCGATATCTATAAAAAACAAAATTGTCCGCAACAAGGATATAAAAATAAAAAACAATGAAAGAGCTGATTTTTTTTTAAATCATAAAAATGATACTTTTTCATTACCTCAACTTGAAGAACATGCAAAAGAAAAAATATTAAATGAAAAAGAAATAAAAAAACTTAGACTGAGAAAATTTGACATAATAGCCATTGGAGTATCAGCAGGAGGCCCTGTGGCCTTAAAATCAATATTGCCAGAAATACCTGAAAGCTTTCCACCAATAATAATTGTTCAACATATGCCTAAAGGATTTACAGAAGAATTTGCAAAAAATCTTAATAGTCTTTGTAAAATAAGAGTAAAAGAAACTACCAATAAAGAAACATTAAAACAAGGACATGCATACATAAGCTCGGGCGGATATCATACAAAAATCAAAAAAATCGATGGCAACTATCAAGTACAAACCTTCGATGGCAAACATATAAATGGCCACAAACCATCTATTGGGGTATTATTTCAATCTATTGCAGATATTGCAAAAGATAAAGCAATTGCCCTAATAATGACTGGAATGGGAAATGATGGATCAAAAGAAATTGGCGATATAAAAAAAGCCGGGGGACTGACTATTGCACAAGATAAAGAAAGTTCAATGGTTTTTGGAATGCCAAAAATAGCAATAAAAGAAAACAATATAGACTATATAGTTCCACTAAACCATATGGTAAAATTATTAAAAGCTATACTAATTAATAGCTAA